The following coding sequences lie in one Streptomyces albofaciens JCM 4342 genomic window:
- the kdpB gene encoding potassium-transporting ATPase subunit KdpB has translation MQPLAPDQQQNVPAAPTDPAAPTHGSPLHQDHPHRTRRTRRTRRTHRTRQPHQNHPQPPTPAGLTPTHLTPAHLLSSLPDALRKLHPKTLVRNPVMLVVAAGALLTTLSAVLDASVFTWTISVWLWLTVVFANLAEAVAEGRGKAQAETLRRTRGDTVARRLRSWRVGMGEWEYEEETVPAADLQPYDIVVVDAGGTVPGDGEVVQGAASVDESAITGESAPVIREAGGDRSGVTGGTTVLSDRIVVRITSRPGRTFLDRMIALVEGTTRQKTPNELALNILLAALTVVFLLAVVSLQPMAGYAGAAQPLTVLVALLVTLIPTTIGALLSAIGIAGMDRLVQRNVLALSGRAVEAAGDVNTLLLDKTGTITYGNRRADSFVPLDGVPHAQLADAAQLSSLADETPEGRSIVALAQEKYGVRVRTEGEMGAARWVAFSAQTRMSGVDLAWSGGCLVRKGAAGAVRDWVTRLGGQVPPEAGWIVDSIAAGGGTPLLVAVADRHGARVLGAVHLKDVVKDGIARRFAELRAMGIKTVMVTGDNPLTARSIAAEAGVDDYIAEATPEQKLARIRQEQEGGNLVAMTGDGTNDAPALAQADVGVAMNTGTSAAKEAGNMVDLDSNPTKLIEIVAVGKQLLITRGALTTFSICNDVAKYFAIVPAMFSAVYPGLGALNIMGLHSPTSAIASAIIFNALIIVALIPLALRGVRYQPTSAHALLRRNLGLYGVGGLIAPFIGIKLIDLVLQVVPGM, from the coding sequence ATGCAGCCTCTGGCTCCGGACCAGCAGCAGAACGTCCCCGCCGCTCCCACGGACCCCGCCGCCCCCACCCACGGAAGCCCCCTTCACCAGGACCACCCCCATAGAACCCGCCGAACCCGCCGAACCCGCCGGACCCACCGCACCCGCCAGCCCCACCAAAACCACCCCCAGCCCCCCACTCCCGCCGGCCTGACCCCCACCCACCTAACCCCCGCCCACCTCCTCTCCTCCCTCCCGGACGCCCTCCGCAAGCTGCACCCGAAGACGCTCGTCCGTAACCCCGTCATGCTCGTCGTGGCCGCCGGCGCGCTGCTCACCACGCTCTCGGCCGTGCTCGACGCGAGCGTCTTCACCTGGACGATCAGCGTCTGGCTCTGGCTCACCGTCGTCTTCGCGAACCTGGCCGAAGCGGTCGCGGAAGGGCGCGGCAAGGCGCAGGCCGAAACGTTGCGGCGGACGCGCGGCGACACCGTCGCGCGCCGACTGCGCAGCTGGCGCGTGGGGATGGGGGAGTGGGAGTACGAGGAGGAGACGGTACCGGCGGCCGACCTTCAGCCGTACGACATCGTCGTCGTGGACGCGGGCGGGACGGTACCCGGCGACGGCGAAGTGGTGCAGGGCGCCGCGTCCGTCGACGAGTCGGCGATCACGGGCGAATCGGCCCCGGTCATCCGAGAGGCGGGCGGTGATCGCTCCGGGGTCACGGGCGGGACGACGGTGCTGTCCGACCGCATCGTCGTCCGCATCACCTCCCGCCCCGGCCGGACCTTCCTCGACCGCATGATCGCGCTCGTGGAGGGCACGACCCGGCAGAAGACCCCGAACGAGCTGGCACTGAACATCCTGCTTGCCGCGCTCACCGTCGTTTTCCTGCTGGCCGTGGTCTCGCTCCAGCCGATGGCCGGTTACGCGGGCGCCGCCCAGCCGCTGACCGTACTGGTCGCGCTGCTCGTCACCCTCATCCCGACGACCATCGGCGCGCTGCTGTCGGCGATCGGCATCGCCGGGATGGACCGGCTCGTCCAGCGCAACGTCCTGGCTTTGTCCGGCCGGGCCGTCGAGGCGGCCGGGGACGTGAACACGCTTCTCCTCGACAAGACCGGCACGATCACGTACGGCAACCGCCGCGCCGACTCCTTCGTACCGCTGGACGGCGTTCCGCACGCCCAGCTCGCCGACGCGGCCCAGCTCTCCTCCCTCGCCGACGAAACACCGGAGGGCCGGTCCATCGTGGCGCTGGCGCAGGAGAAATACGGGGTACGGGTCCGTACGGAGGGGGAGATGGGGGCCGCGCGCTGGGTGGCGTTCAGCGCGCAGACCCGGATGAGCGGGGTCGATCTGGCCTGGTCGGGCGGGTGTCTGGTACGTAAGGGCGCGGCCGGAGCGGTACGGGACTGGGTGACGCGGCTGGGCGGTCAGGTGCCGCCGGAGGCGGGCTGGATCGTGGACTCCATCGCGGCGGGCGGCGGTACGCCCCTGCTGGTGGCGGTCGCCGACCGGCACGGCGCACGGGTGCTCGGCGCCGTACACCTCAAGGACGTGGTCAAGGACGGCATCGCGCGCCGCTTCGCAGAACTGCGGGCCATGGGCATCAAGACGGTGATGGTCACCGGCGACAACCCGCTGACCGCCCGGTCCATCGCCGCGGAGGCCGGCGTGGACGACTACATCGCGGAGGCCACGCCCGAACAGAAGCTGGCGCGCATCCGGCAGGAACAGGAGGGCGGCAACCTCGTCGCGATGACGGGCGACGGGACGAACGACGCGCCCGCCCTCGCCCAGGCGGATGTGGGCGTGGCCATGAACACCGGCACCTCGGCGGCGAAAGAGGCCGGGAACATGGTGGACCTGGACTCCAACCCGACCAAACTCATCGAGATCGTCGCCGTCGGCAAACAGCTGCTGATCACGCGCGGTGCGCTGACGACTTTCTCCATCTGCAACGACGTGGCGAAGTACTTCGCGATCGTGCCCGCCATGTTCTCCGCCGTCTACCCGGGGCTCGGCGCGCTCAACATCATGGGCCTGCACAGCCCGACTTCGGCCATCGCGTCGGCCATCATCTTCAACGCGCTGATCATCGTGGCGCTGATCCCGCTGGCCCTGCGCGGCGTCCGCTACCAGCCGACCTCCGCGCACGCGCTGCTCCGCCGGAACCTGGGGCTGTACGGGGTGGGCGGGCTGATCGCTCCGTTCATCGGTATCAAGCTCATCGATTTGGTTCTTCAAGTGGTGCCGGGAATGTGA
- a CDS encoding nitroreductase/quinone reductase family protein, with the protein MPNSFNQSVIDEFRANAGKVGGPFEGGDLLLLTTTGAKSGKPYTVPLGYVRDGDLLLVVGSNLGGPRHPDWYHNLLAHPQVRVEVGTETYESIAVPAEGERRDRLFAQVVRAVPGYADYQAKTTRTLPVVVLEPAEPEYEEADGEVPHEVTTLAGKLVQVHTWLRAQLRHVRAEAEAHLVARAAHQGPGEPPAPGLGLQIRQHCLAFCRSLEFHHTGEDAHVFPAVGRYHPELRPALDRLGEEHRKITRIQNDLLALLADIGNTDPERFRTELERMSEELLAHLAYEEEQVLPALAEVPWPPVAPASVAPEASEPSVASEPSAASEPSAASEPSAASEA; encoded by the coding sequence ATGCCCAATTCCTTCAACCAATCGGTCATCGACGAGTTCCGGGCCAATGCGGGGAAGGTCGGCGGCCCGTTCGAGGGCGGTGACCTGCTCCTGCTGACCACCACCGGCGCGAAGTCGGGCAAGCCGTACACCGTGCCCCTCGGATACGTCCGCGACGGCGACCTCCTGCTGGTCGTCGGTTCCAACCTCGGCGGGCCCCGCCACCCCGACTGGTACCACAACCTGCTCGCGCACCCGCAGGTACGGGTGGAGGTGGGCACCGAGACGTACGAGTCGATCGCGGTGCCGGCTGAAGGCGAGCGCCGGGACCGGCTGTTCGCGCAGGTGGTACGGGCCGTCCCCGGGTACGCCGACTACCAGGCCAAGACCACGCGCACCTTGCCGGTCGTGGTGCTGGAGCCCGCCGAGCCGGAGTACGAGGAGGCGGACGGCGAGGTGCCGCACGAGGTCACCACGCTCGCCGGCAAACTCGTGCAGGTGCATACGTGGTTGCGCGCGCAGTTGCGGCACGTACGCGCCGAGGCCGAGGCCCACCTGGTGGCGCGGGCGGCGCACCAGGGACCGGGGGAACCACCGGCGCCGGGGCTCGGACTCCAGATCCGGCAGCATTGCCTGGCGTTCTGCCGGAGCCTGGAATTCCACCACACCGGCGAGGACGCGCATGTGTTTCCCGCCGTGGGCCGCTACCACCCCGAACTGCGCCCGGCGCTCGACCGGCTGGGGGAGGAACACCGGAAGATCACCCGTATCCAGAACGACTTGCTCGCTCTGCTCGCGGATATCGGAAATACCGACCCGGAACGCTTCCGCACCGAATTGGAGCGGATGTCCGAGGAGTTGCTGGCGCATCTCGCCTATGAGGAGGAGCAGGTGCTTCCGGCCCTGGCGGAGGTTCCCTGGCCGCCGGTGGCGCCGGCGTCGGTGGCGCCGGAGGCATCGGAGCCGTCGGTGGCGTCAGAGCCATCGGCGGCATCAGAGCCATCGGCGGCATCGGAGCCGTCGGCGGCATCGGAAGCGTAG